One Micromonas commoda chromosome 7, complete sequence genomic window carries:
- a CDS encoding predicted protein: protein MDGAERFERRATASARPKLKKFLLRYYPPGIILEYELAGELMQRSVDLLDLSADTDADVLVNAITRQESMIKESHREPLRKLVKKLQSKLRAVSTKSFSLVKELRAHILPLTNCAFNKSGDKFITGSYDRTCKVFDTDTGEEIHTLEGHKNVVYAIAFNNPYGDKIITGSFDKTCKLWDANTGECYYTLRGHASEIVCLGFNPQSTVIATGSMDNTAKLWDVETGTEVCTLAGHTAEIVSLCFNTSGDTIVTGGFDHDARVWDARTGRCVRALEGHGAEVSSTVFNYAGDRVVSASIDRTCRLWDVGGGRTEFVWRGHSDEVLDACFDASGARVASASADATARVYQVSSGELAHVLEGHDGEISKVAFNPQGTRVMTASSDKTCKIWDSATGLCAQTLEGHTDEIFSCAFNYEGSYVITGSKDNTCRIWKA from the coding sequence ATGGACGGCGCCGAAAGATTCGAGAGGAGGGCGACTGCCTCCGCGAGGCCGAAGCTCAAGAAATTCCTGCTGCGTTACTATCCCCCGGGCATAATACTGGAAtacgagctcgcgggcgagctcATGCAGCGCAGCGTGGACCTCCTCGACCTCTCCGccgacaccgacgcggacgtgctcgTCAACGCAATCACTCGCCAGGAGTCAATGATCAAGGAATCACACAGGGAGCCGCTTCGCAAGCTTGTCAAGAAGCTGCAGTCgaagctccgcgcggtgTCCACGAAGAGCTTCTCGCTGGTCAAGGAGCTCAGGGCGCACATCCTGCCCCTCACCAACTGCGCGTTCAACAAGAGCGGCGACAAGTTCATCACCGGAAGCTACGACAGGACGTGCAAGGTGTTTGACACGGACACCGGCGAGGAGATCCACACGCTGGAGGGGCACAAGAACGTGGTGTACGCCATCGCGTTCAACAACCCGTACGGCGATAAGATCATCACGGGGAGCTTCGACAAGACGTGTAAGCTTTGGGACGCGAACACCGGCGAGTGCTACTACACCCTCCGCGGCCACGCCAGCGAGATTGTCTGCCTCGGTTTCAACCCGCAGAGCACGGTCATCGCCACCGGCTCGATGGACAACACCGCGAAGCTCTGGGACGTCGAGACGGGTACGGAGGTGTGCACTCTGGCGGGACATACCGCGGAGATCGTCTCTCTGTGCTTCAACACCTCCGGGGACACgatcgtcaccggcggcttTGACCACGACGCCAGGGTGTGGGACGCTCGAACGGGGCGAtgcgttcgcgcgctcgaggggcacggcgcggaggtgagcTCGACGGTGTTCAACTACGCCGGGGACCGCGTGGtgagcgcgtccatcgaTAGGACGTGTAGGCTGTgggacgtcggcggaggtCGGACAGAGTTTGTCTGGCGGGGGCACAGCGACGAGGTGCTGGACGCGTGCTTCGACGcttcgggcgcgagggtcgcgagcgcttcggcggatgcgacggcgagggtgtACCAAGTGTCGAGCGGGGAACTGGCGCACGTCCTGGAGGGACACGATGGGGAGATATCGAAGGTTGCGTTTAACCCGCAGGGAACGAGGGTGATGACGGCGAGCAGCGATAAGACGTGCAAAATCTGGGACTCGGCCACGGGGCTGTGCGCGCAGACGCTGGAGGGACACACGGATGAGATATTTTCATGCGCGTTTAACTACGAAGGCTCGTACGTCATCACGGGAAGCAAGGACAACACGTGCCGCATTTGGAAGGCTTAG
- a CDS encoding predicted protein encodes MDHLTANGVMLGILPKKGEDVDLVGPIRSYVENTFSPEEATSSEEDLTRLGLLRSETVANQQTHEQRRETLLAYYRALCVVESRFPISKQSGHIDVSFSWADAFKTHKRVSIANVHFEKAAVIFNLGASWSQLGLAADRATPEGIKTAAHAFQQAAGAFAMLREDVLGKVGGVGGGDATADLSEECAGMLVSLHLAQAQECFYDKAATDGKSTAVCVKLAQQTHLFYEEVKTALASPPLSEHLEKSWLAHVAAKSAMFHAEALSRAAKMAEEDDEDIGSAIARLLVASTELHAAHRMAKNTGGISVHCVGAVATLRDAVDEQLRRAQRDNECVYMVRVPAYEDVAPLGAAAVVKAVRPPAEAVDAATEDMFAAIVPESGFKALSRYTEKVDALIREENDVLALASDEARVALREMELPELLIAAEAGAQPESPPGCGQDSAAGSGGGLPSPLDEEVASIQGAGGLAALRGGPPRLAEMNEACTQQIGAAQSELDAEATEDEACRGTYGPGVWTRPPSAGLTVNLREKLASFRNNLAQAARSDDSLRRRIEDGVDGVLGVLDPVNLAAAAPKLRAPMLSTLDDSGALPSLRAALEDLEAVGGERAGIEEMMRRIKEDDNIMGKVMAKTDNYDGLFKTELAKYDKAREAIATNVSSQADILSRLRATHARFTQMYDVDAWRAATDAHASSVRAAVAHYRELSSGLEQGLTFYSGFAEAVNRLAGECEGFVENRRREKAQLEGVVARRAEQAAAVAHHQAAAAAAQQNAAADQAAAQRAMAEAQASAAAAQIRNMSMSAPPPGPAPPPGIAVGAPPSPHGYYSQPQPPAYGYPPAPQGYPSAPQGYPPAPQGFPPPPPPANYPQPPPGVGPPYGGYR; translated from the exons ATGGACCACCTAACAGCGAACGGAGTGATGCTGGGTATCTTGCCCAAGAAG GGCGAAGATGTTGACCTGGTCGGGCCCATCCGCAGCTACGTCGAGAACACTTTCTCTCCCGAagaggcgacgtcgtcggaggaggatcTGACGAGGCTAGGCCTGCTCAGATCCGAGACGGTGGCGAACCAGCAGACCCACGAGCAGCGAAGGGAGACCCTCCTCGCGTACTATCGCGCGCTGTGCGTCGTGGAGTCACGATTTCCCATCAGCAAGCAGTCGGGCCACATCGACGTCTCGTTTTCCTGGGCGGACGCGTTCAAGACGCACAAGAGGGTGTCCATCGCGAACGTGCACTTCGAGAAAGCCGCCGTGATCTTCAACCTCGGCGCCAGCTGGTCCCagctcggcctcgccgcggaccgcgcCACGCCGGAGGGGATCAAGACggccgcgcacgcgttcCAGCAGGCGGCCGGGGCGTTCGCCATGCTGCGCGAAGACGTGCTCGGGAAGGttggcggcgtgggcggcggggatgccACCGCGGATCTCTCAGAGGAGTGCGCCGGCATGCTCGTCTCCCTGCAcctggcgcaggcgcaggagTGCTTCTACgacaaggcggcgacggacggtaAGAGCACCGCGGTCTGCGTCAAGCTGGCGCAGCAAACGCACCTGTTTTACGAGGAGGTCaagacggcgctcgcgtcgccgccgctgagcgAACACCTCGAAAAGTCGTGGttggcgcacgtcgcggcaAAGTCCGCGATGTTCCACGCCGAGGCtctctcccgcgccgcgaagatggcggaggaggacgacgaggacatcGGATCCGCCATCGCCCGCCTGCTCGTCGCCTCCACCGAGCTTCACGCCGCGCACAGGATGGCCAAGAACACGGGGGGGATCAGCGTCCACTGCGTAGGTGCGGTTGCCACCCTgcgggacgcggtggacgagcaGCTGCGCAGGGCTCAGCGAGACAACGAGTGCGTGTACATGGTGCGCGTGCCCGCATACGAagacgtcgcgccgctcggtGCTGCGGCCGTGGTCAAGGCTGTGCGAccccccgcggaggcggtggacgcggcgacggaggacaTGTTTGCCGCCATAGTGCCGGAGAGCGGCTTTAAGGCTCTGAGCAGATACACGGAGAAGGTGGACGCACTCATCAGGGAGGAGAACGACGtgctcgccctcgcgagcgacgaggccAGGGTCGCACTCCGGGAGATGGAGCTCCCGGAGctcctcatcgccgcggaggctggcgcgCAGCCCGAGTCGCCCCCGGGCTGCGGCCAGGACTCGGCCGCcgggtcgggcggcgggctcccgtcgcccctcgacgaggaggtggcgtcGATtcagggcgcgggcggcctcgccgcgctgagaGGGGGGCcgccccgcctcgccgagatGAACGAGGCGTGCACTCAGCAGATTGGCGCGGCCCAgtccgagctcgacgccgaggcgacggaggatgAGGCGTGCCGCGGAACGTACGGACCCGGCGTGTGGACCCGGCCGCCCAGCGCCGGGCTCACGGTTAACCTGCGCGAAAAGCTGGCGTCGTTCAGGAATAacctcgcgcaggcggccAGGAGCGACGATTCCCTCAGGAGGCGCATCGAAGACGGCGTGGATGGGGTGTTGGGCGTGTTGGATCCCGTCAACCTGGCGGCTGCTGCGCCCAAGCTTCGCGCGCCGATGCTGTCCACCCTGGATGACTCTGGCGCGCTCCcgtcgctccgcgcggcgctcgaggacttggaggcggtcggcggcgagcgcgcgggtatCGAGGAGATGATGAGGCGGATCAAGGAAGACGACAACATCATGGGTAAGGTCATGGCCAAGACAGACAACTACGATGGCTTGTTCAAGACCGAGCTGGCCAAGTACGACAAGGCCCGCGAAgcgatcgcgacgaacgTGTCGAGCCAGGCGGATATCTTATCGCGGCTGcgggcgacgcacgcgaggtTCACGCAGATgtacgacgtcgacgcgtggaGAGCCGCGACGGATGCCCACGCGTCctcggtgcgcgcggcggttgcgCACTATCGGGAGCTGTCTTCCGGGTTGGAGCAGGGTCTGACGTTCTACAGCGGgttcgcggaggcggtgaaCCGTCTCGCGGGGGAGTGCGAGGGGTTCGTCGAAAACAGACGCAGGGAGaaggcgcagctcgaggGGGTGGTCGCCAGGAGGGCCGAGCaggcggccgccgtcgcgcatcaccaggctgccgcggctgccgcgcaGCAAAACGCGGCTGCGGACCAAGCTGCTGCGCAGAGGGCTATggccgaggcgcaggcgtccgcggcggcggcgcagatcAGGAACATGTCGATGTCTGCGCCCCCTCCCGGgccggccccgccgccgggcatcgccgtcggggcTCCCCCATCGCCGCACGGGTACTACTCGCAGCCGCAACCCCCCGCGTACGGCTACCCTCCAGCGCCGCAAGGGTACCCCTCGGCACCGCAGGGGTACCCTCCAGCGCCGCAGGGGTtccctcctccccctcctcctgCGAATTatccgcagccgccgcccggagTCGGACCTCCATACGGTGGCTACCGGTGA
- the HEMD gene encoding urophorphyrin III synthase (ChloroP and TargeT predict 63aa cTP): MSSASLHAAVCAGVRPHVASKRFCVTSVGHGASSPVSWSSIGLFSSSGRFLRGPLSMKAAPATAAASKETEQYAGRCVVLTREEGKNGDMCSRLTARGIDCLEMPLIETINGADRDALPAALNDPEGWTWVCITSPEAAKVFLEGWTEAGRPDLPIATVGAGTARILAEHYASGALAAPTFTPSKANADTMVVELPVDESSRVLYPASAKAASTLQDGLAARGATVTRLDTYSTENVTAVDPAVLARALAADVVTFGSPSAVKAWMALSGLDPAASDHPAYACIGGTSAKACDKIGLPGVLFPEDPGVDGWEGVVLKALEAAR; encoded by the coding sequence ATGTCGAGCGCGTCTCTCCACGCCGCGGTATGCGCCGGCGTTAGGCCCCATGTCGCATCCAAGAGGTTCTGCGTCACCTCCGTGGGGcacggcgcgtcctcgcctgTGTCTTGGTCCAGCATCGGACttttctcctcctccggcagGTTTCTCCGAGGTCCGCTGTCCATGAaggccgcccccgcgaccgcggcggcgtccaaggAGACTGAGCAGTACGCAGGGCGATGTGTGGTtctgacgcgcgaggagggaaAGAACGGGGACATGTGCAGCAGGCTGACCGCGAGGGGGATCGACTGCCTGGAGATGCCCCTCATCGAGACCATCAACGGagccgaccgcgacgcgctccccgcggcgcTTAACGATCCGGAGGGGTGGACGTGGGTTTGCATCACCtcgccggaggcggcgaaggtgtTCCTGGAGGGATGGACCGAGGCCGGCCGGCCCGACCTCCCAatcgccaccgtcggcgcgggcacggcgaggatcctcgccgagcactACGCGTCTGGAGCTCTCGCGGCTCCGACGTTCACGCCGTCGAAGGCCAACGCGGACACCATGGTGGTCGAGCTGCCGGTCGATGAGAGCTCGCGGGTGCTCTACCCGGCgtccgccaaggctgcgagCACCCTCCAGGACGGcctggcggcgcggggcgcgacggtgacccGTCTCGACACGTACAGCACGGAgaacgtcaccgccgtcgaccccgcggtgctcgcgagggcgctcgccgcggacgtggtgACGTTCGGGTCGCCATCCGCGGTCAAGGCGTGGATGGCGCTCTCGGGCCTggatcccgcggcgtcggatcACCCGGCGTACGCGTGCATAGGGGGCACGTCCGCCAAGGCGTGCGACAAGATTGGCCTCCCGGGGGTGCTCTTCCCGGAGGACCCGGGCGTGGACGGGTGGGAGGGGGTGGTGCTCAAGGCCCTGGAGGCTGCTAGGTAA